In Patescibacteria group bacterium, the following proteins share a genomic window:
- the infC gene encoding translation initiation factor IF-3 yields MRKIWRRAKPKEEKRFRVNDFIRIPQVFLIDENNVRVGVVAIEEARKKAEEAGLDLVEVDPTPNPSIVKIMDYGQFKYTQEKKSKANQKGKKAEQKSIRLTVRIGKHDLSVRVDQGVKFLQKGHPLLVELQLKGREKAYPQKGEEIMREYLAELEKAEGLSLVRDQDLTKKGGRFTIELSNRR; encoded by the coding sequence ATGCGGAAAATTTGGAGAAGAGCCAAGCCAAAAGAAGAAAAGCGGTTTCGGGTCAATGATTTTATCAGGATTCCCCAGGTTTTTTTAATTGACGAAAATAATGTGAGGGTTGGAGTGGTCGCGATTGAGGAAGCGAGAAAAAAGGCTGAAGAAGCCGGCTTGGACCTGGTCGAAGTTGATCCGACTCCCAATCCTTCCATCGTAAAAATAATGGACTACGGGCAGTTCAAATATACCCAGGAGAAAAAGTCCAAAGCCAACCAGAAAGGGAAAAAAGCCGAACAAAAAAGCATCCGGCTGACAGTGCGCATCGGAAAGCATGACCTTAGCGTCCGGGTTGATCAAGGGGTAAAATTTTTGCAAAAAGGCCATCCCTTGCTTGTTGAATTACAGCTAAAAGGACGGGAAAAAGCCTATCCCCAGAAAGGGGAAGAGATAATGCGCGAATATCTGGCTGAATTGGAAAAAGCCGAGGGGCTTTCTTTGGTCCGCGACCAAGACTTGACAAAAAAGGGCGGAAGATTTACAATAGAGCTATCTAATAGGAGATAA